The Lagopus muta isolate bLagMut1 chromosome 4, bLagMut1 primary, whole genome shotgun sequence genome has a window encoding:
- the C4H4orf17 gene encoding uncharacterized protein C4orf17 homolog, whose product MNTCQHCSRSRSSWVTYSSRNVPHPRILCHIQGLNNSPICSVRHSCFGEPPYAVQTAIPEQKADGECVLNGNARGSSPANNCLPRLEAFMQRRPGSSQLATQHGEGLANVSERTQSSPKSPEKLLKKRPQTSAQPATAQGVLRTLSQPSSACLNSSHSPHAQQNTDFDLSYLHWEIKVLEKLRNIFQTDSLTEIQEWLSKASLKEKVFMSRLICSELTGKGRLNNQPQAMQEGAGESMNVQSLLKPQSPQRGPEGDINNRPSTNRSEASQNMKHEMDKDRILFSRLRNRGPAHADTSSPEKSHGWQWKQRDVPLNPALQQAKQQTAPTQGRPISS is encoded by the exons ATGAACACCTGTCAACATTGTTCTCGCTCCAGGAGCTCATGGGTAACATACTCCTCTAGGAACGTTCCCCACCCTCGGATTCTCTGCCACATACAAG GGTTAAACAATAGTCCGATCTGTTCTGTAAGACACAGCTGTTTCGGAGAACCCCCATATGCTGTCCAAACAGCCATCCCTGAGCAAAAAGCTGACGGAGAGTGTGTGCTAAATGGGAATGCCAGAGGCAGCTCACCTGCCAACAACTGCCTTCCAAGGCTTGAGGCTTTCATGCAGAGACGGCCTGGTTCTTCACAGCTTGCGACAC AACATGGAGAAGGACTTGCAAATGTTTCAGAGAGGACTCAAAGTAGCCCCAAATCACCAGAAAAG cttttgaaaaaacGACCCCAAACCTCTGCACAACCAGCAACTGCCCAGGGAGTCCTCCGGACTCTCTCCCAGCCTTCTTCTGCATGCCTCAATTCGAGTCACAGTCCTCACGCCCAGCAGAACACAGATTTTGACCTAAGCTACCTGCATTGGGAAATAAAG GTGCTCGAAAAACTGAGAAACATTTTCCAGACGGATTCACTTACAGAGATCCAAGAATGGCTCTCAAAGGCCAGTCTAAAAG AGAAAGTCTTCATGTCCAGACTGATTTGCTCTGAACTGACTGGTAAAGGCAGGCTGAATAACCAGCCACAGGCAATGCAGGAAGGTGCAGGAGAGAGCATGAATGTCCAGAGTTTGCTAAAGCCTCAGTCTCCTCAGAGAGGTCCAGAAGGAGATATAAATAACAG GCCTTCAACTAACAGATCAGAAGCAAGTCAAAACATGAAGCATG AAATGGATAAAGACCGTATTTTGTTCTCAAGGCTGAGAAACAGAGGTCCAGCACATGCAGACACATCATCCCCAGAGAAGAGTCATGGCTGGCAATGGAAACAAAGAGATGTGCCCTTGAATCCTGCCTTGCAGCAAGCAAAACAACAGACAGCCCCCACCCAAGGGAGGCCCATATCTTCATAG
- the TRMT10A gene encoding LOW QUALITY PROTEIN: tRNA methyltransferase 10 homolog A (The sequence of the model RefSeq protein was modified relative to this genomic sequence to represent the inferred CDS: deleted 2 bases in 1 codon) yields MSSGTPTESTMPPDAPELEAEVKLCERQVERREEGTGKAERLEPMSKRQRKKLLKQKHWEEQKDLRRQKRKEKRQKRKLERQSKSDTSNEGNDRKRMRREVVPSTLRLVVDCSFDDLMVLKLLAHGKAFCGGLSEGLCKNKNKLCCIQDVKKLHKQIQRCYAENRKAFHPVQFYLTSHGGQLKSNMNENDKGWVNWKDIQIRTEHYSELIKKEDLVYLTSDSPDVLGELDERKAYVIGGLVDHNHHKGITYKKAVEQGIGHAQLPLGSFVKMNSRKVLAVNHVFEIILAYLEKRDWKEAFFSVLPQRKGAVPLGEASDSSQRALCEKEGEDKDSDSN; encoded by the exons ATGTCATCAGGAACACCAACAGAAAGCACCATGCCCCCTGATGCGCCTGAGCTGGAAGCAGAGGTGAAGTTGTGTGAGAGGCAAGTAGAAAGACGGGAGGAAGGCACAGGCAAAGCAGAACGCCTTGAGCCCATGTCCAAGAGGCAAAGGAAGAAACTACTGAAGCAAAAACACTGGGAAGAACAGAAGGATCTCCGAAG GCAGAAACGAAAAGAAAAACGCCAGAAGAGAAAATTAGAACGTCAGTCAAAATCAGACaccagtaatgaagggaatgaCAGAAAGCGTATGCGAAGGGAAGTTGTTCCCAGCACGCTTCGCCTCGTTGTGGACTGCAGCTTTGATGACTTGATGGTGCTAAAG cTTCTGGCTCATGGTAAAGCATTTTGTGGTGGTCTGTCTGAAGGActatgtaaaaacaaa aacaaattgtGTTGTATACAGGATGTTAAGAAGCTTCACAAGCAAATTCAGAGATGTTATGCAGAAAATCGCAAAGCATTCCATCCTGTGCAG TTCTACTTGACCAGCCATGGGGGACAGCTGAAGAGCAATATGAATGAAAATGACAAAGGATGGGTCAACTGGAAG GATATCCAAATTAGAACAGAGCACTACAGTGAGctaataaagaaagaagacCTAGTGTACCTCACCTCAGATTCCCCAGACGTTCTTGGTGAGCTTGACGAGAGGAAGGCTTATGTGATTGGAGGACTGGTGGATCATAATCACCACAAG GGAATTACTTACAAAAAAGCTGTAGAGCAAGGAATCGGTCACGCACAGCTCCCTCTGGGAAGCTTTGTGAAGATGAACAGTCGGAAAGTGTTAGCAGTCAATCATG TGTTTGAAATCATCCTTGCgtacctggagaagagagacTGGAAGGAGGCCTTTTTCAGTGTCTTGCCACAGCGGAAGGGGGCAGTTCCATTGGGAGAAGCCAGTGATTCATCCCAACGTGCCCTATGTGAGAAAGAAGGTGAAGACAAGGACTCAGACAGCAATTAG